GCGATTCGACCAGATCACCGTAGGTACCGGTCACCACAATGATGGCCCCCACGCAGTACCACTCCCAGGGCCGCAAATCGTCGACAAAAATAGTTAGAAAAAAAGCGATGACGGCAGCCGCTAGTGCGCCCCCAACGGCCCCTTCCCACGATTTTTTGGGCGACACCCGTTCGAATAACTTCCGACGGCCAAATTTAGTGCCGGCAAAATAAGCCCCGATGTCGCTGGCCCACAGCAGCACCAGGCACCCCAGCATCAAACCCGGATGGTAGGTGCCCCCGCGCAGCGCCAGCACGTTCAGCAGGGCAAACGGCACGGCCACGTAAATAAGCCCTAAGAAGGTAAACCCGATATTCGTAAAAGGTTTTAAATCCCGCTTTTTATATAACTTGATTAAAAAAATCATGGAAGCCGCCGGGCAGATCAGAAAGTAGCTATCATAACCAACAATCTGTTTCTCAATCAAATAAGTAAGCAAACAAATAAGGCATCCAACAGCCGTTCCGTAATACGTCAGGGGTTGATTGCCATCCAAACCCAGAAGTTTATAAAATTCCAGCTGTGTCAGCGCACTGATGATGCAGAACAGCAGAGCAAAGGTCCAGTCACTGTACCAAATTCCAAATAAGATGATGATGACACCGATGGCCGCGGTAATAACGCGCTGCTGAAGGTTCGACATCCGACTCAAACGTGCTTTCATGTAGTAAGGTAACTACAAACCAGATTGGTTTATCTGGCGAAAATAACAAAATACCGACAGGTCATTCATACATCGGTTTCGCTTTCCGTCTATTTTTATCTTTATTTACAGTTTATCTCACGATTTATAGAGTTGCCGTTTCGGGCAATCTACTCACCGATTCGTACCTATGTTCTTTGTTCTGCTTAGCCTGTTTTTTCAATTGGCAGGAAACGGTCAGCAACCGGATTACGATCTTCGCTCCCTGCGCTGGGATATGACCAGCAAGGAAGTGCAGGCCGCTGAGCGCTCAACACCGTTTGTCAAAACCGACACGACCCTCCAATACCGTCGGCGGTGGTTTCAGACCTTCCCGATTTCAATCAAGTTTGCGTTTGTGAAGGATCAGCTGGTGGGGGCCCAGTACTTTTTTACCGAACGGCACGTGCGCGCCCAGCAGCACTTTAACGACTACGAAGCCGCAGTGAAGATTCTGACAGATCGGTACGGGAACCCGTTGGGCGACTATTGGAATTGGAACTCCCCACTGTACAAAGGGCGTCGGGAACGCTACGGAGATGCCGTGCTGCTGGGTCACCTGACCCGGTCCAATGTCTGGGAAACGGCCCGGTCCATCATCACGCTGGAAATGTCCGGCAAACCAACCGAAGGCATTTTTACGGTGATTTCGTACGCCAAAAAGATTGATAGCTAAAGGAGAAGCCTAGTATTCCAGATCCGCAGAAATTAAGTGAATTTTGGCGAGGGCGGCATCTTCGGCCTGCACATACACCTCGCAGTTTCCCAACAGGTAGTTACTATCTTTTTTATTAACGACAACGGCGTTGATGGCGTGTTCGGCCAACAGGACTTTGGCCAGTTCGGCGCGGTGCATGGTCGGTGTCACCAGTACTTTTTCCCACTGATCAGACATACGGCTGGGACGACGATTGATTTGATTTTCGAAAAAAAACTAAAAAACCTATCGTTAAAATTAGTGAAATTACCGCGCCGGTCCAAGGAACGCTATCGGTATTCTCAATGTCAATCGAAATCATTTTACGGTGGTAGAGCCAGACCATAAAAACCGTAAAACCGTTGTTTACCGTGTGCGCCAGAATAGCCACCCAAAGATTGCCCGACCAGACGTAGAGGTAGCCAAACAGAGCGCCCAGCAGAACCCGCGGTACAAAGCCGTAAAACTGCACGTGAATGGCACTAAAAATGATGGCCGCTACCCAAATGGCGACATGAACGTTGCCGGTCCACTGCGCCAGTTTTCGTTGCAAAAGCCCCCGAAACAGCACCTCTTCGCCAATGCCCGGAATGATGGCAATCACCAGCAGAGCAATTACCAGCTCCAGCGGTGAGGAGAAATCCGTCAGGAAGGTCGTCAGTTCGGAAAGCTGGTCTTCCTTTTGTTTCATCCATTCTTCCAGTCCGCGGAGCGCATCCGGCAGATCAAGGTTCTGATTCCATTCGATAATCAACCCGTTGAAAGGCATGAAGGTAATGGTTAGCAGAGCCACCAGCCCCACGGCCCGAACGGCGCTGAGCGGCCGGGTGTTGAAGTCGGTCCACCCCCGGTGTTCAATCCAGCGCAGGTAGAGCAGGCTCGGCAGCAGAAATGAGCAAAGGTGGCTGACGGCCTGAATCAGCATCAGCAACTGCCAACTGCCCGGAAAATCGGCGGGATTGTTTAAAATATCGGTTATTTCGCCCACCTCATAACCGCTCGTGGAAGCCCAGCCCGCCAGGAACACGCCGGCCAGCAAACCGCCCAGCGACATGCCCAGCAAGATAAAGCCCAACAGGACCAATAGACTACGTAAAGGATGCAAAGGATTCGTTGACGGGGATGCAGAGCGGAAGTCTTCCATAATTGCTGTAAATTTACGGCCAAAACCGTGAGGTCCTTACAAGTACACAATTTTTAATCCCAACACCTGTACGATTTTTGGGCCCCGGGGGTTTCAAACCGAACATCTTTAGAAACGGCGTTGTTAGCGATATATGGTTAAAATTGGAACAATTGAACTGGGCGACTTCCCGCTGCTGCTGGCGCCAATGGAGGATGTCAGCGATCCGCCGTTCCGGGCGGTTTGCAAGGCGAACGGAGCCGATTTGATGTATACGGAATTTATTTCGTCGGAGGGATTAATCCGGGACGCGGCCAAGAGCGTTCAGAAACTGGACATATTCGAATACGAACGCCCGATTGGTATTCAGCTTTTCGGTTCAGACATCGAAACCATGCGGGTCTGCGCCGAAATTGCCACGCGCGCGAATCCGGATCTGATCGATATCAACTACGGTTGCCCGGTCAAGAATGTGGCTTGCCGGGGTGCCGGGGCGGCTTTGCTGCAAGATGTTCCGAAAATGGTGAAAATGACCGAAGCCGTCGTGAAAGCCACCCACCTGCCCGTCACCGTAAAGACCCGCCTGGGCTGGGACGAAAACACAAAAAACATTCAGGAAGTGGCCGAGCGTTTGCAGGACATCGGTATTCAGGCGTTGACCGTTCACGGGCGTACGCGGGTGCAGATGTACAAAGGCGAAGCCGACTGGACACTCATTGGCCGGGTGAAGGAAAACCCGCGCATCAACATCCCGATTTTTGGCAACGGCGATATTGAAAGCCCTGAAAAGGCGCTGGAGTACAAAAACCGGTTTGGCGTCGACGGCATCATGATTGGCCGTGCCAGCATTGGCTACCCCTGGGTTTTCAACGAAATCAAGCACTACCTGCGGACGGGCGGGCATTTAGCCGCTCCTACCCTGGCCGACCGGGTGGCCGTCTGCAAACAACACCTGGAGTTTTCGATTCGCTGGAAAGGCGAGAAAACCGGCATCTTCGAAATGCGTCGTCATTATACCAATTACTTCAAGGGCCTCGACAATTTCAAACCGTTCCGGCTCCGGCTGGTGCAGGCTGATACGCTGGCGGAAATCAGCGGTATTCTGGACGAAATCACCGAAACGTACGAGGTAGCCCTGCTTTGAGGTACGAATTCCGAAGTACTGACGATTTTACCGTTTTAATTGTAAAAGTACTGGTGCCTCGGGACATGGCCGATCCGGGTGCCCATTCCACCTAAACAGAAACCTGAAGCCCCTGCAAGCCGTCAGGGGCTTTTTTATGCTGCAAAGCCGCTTCGTCAGCCTCTGGGCTCTTGAGTAAGGGGTTTAGCTTTCAGTGGCGGGTGGTTTGCTTGGCTTGGCCTACCCAAACCGACTTTCATTCAACCCATT
This Larkinella insperata DNA region includes the following protein-coding sequences:
- a CDS encoding phosphatidate cytidylyltransferase gives rise to the protein MKARLSRMSNLQQRVITAAIGVIIILFGIWYSDWTFALLFCIISALTQLEFYKLLGLDGNQPLTYYGTAVGCLICLLTYLIEKQIVGYDSYFLICPAASMIFLIKLYKKRDLKPFTNIGFTFLGLIYVAVPFALLNVLALRGGTYHPGLMLGCLVLLWASDIGAYFAGTKFGRRKLFERVSPKKSWEGAVGGALAAAVIAFFLTIFVDDLRPWEWYCVGAIIVVTGTYGDLVESLFKRSIAIKDSGSSIPGHGGFLDRFDGLLLAAPFIITFLKLFA
- a CDS encoding DUF2007 domain-containing protein, producing MSDQWEKVLVTPTMHRAELAKVLLAEHAINAVVVNKKDSNYLLGNCEVYVQAEDAALAKIHLISADLEY
- a CDS encoding CPBP family intramembrane glutamic endopeptidase; translated protein: MHPLRSLLVLLGFILLGMSLGGLLAGVFLAGWASTSGYEVGEITDILNNPADFPGSWQLLMLIQAVSHLCSFLLPSLLYLRWIEHRGWTDFNTRPLSAVRAVGLVALLTITFMPFNGLIIEWNQNLDLPDALRGLEEWMKQKEDQLSELTTFLTDFSSPLELVIALLVIAIIPGIGEEVLFRGLLQRKLAQWTGNVHVAIWVAAIIFSAIHVQFYGFVPRVLLGALFGYLYVWSGNLWVAILAHTVNNGFTVFMVWLYHRKMISIDIENTDSVPWTGAVISLILTIGFLVFFRKSNQSSSQPYV
- the dusB gene encoding tRNA dihydrouridine synthase DusB, with the translated sequence MVKIGTIELGDFPLLLAPMEDVSDPPFRAVCKANGADLMYTEFISSEGLIRDAAKSVQKLDIFEYERPIGIQLFGSDIETMRVCAEIATRANPDLIDINYGCPVKNVACRGAGAALLQDVPKMVKMTEAVVKATHLPVTVKTRLGWDENTKNIQEVAERLQDIGIQALTVHGRTRVQMYKGEADWTLIGRVKENPRINIPIFGNGDIESPEKALEYKNRFGVDGIMIGRASIGYPWVFNEIKHYLRTGGHLAAPTLADRVAVCKQHLEFSIRWKGEKTGIFEMRRHYTNYFKGLDNFKPFRLRLVQADTLAEISGILDEITETYEVALL